The Bacteroidota bacterium genome contains a region encoding:
- a CDS encoding LamG domain-containing protein — MKNLLYLLSLVFFTTASGQGSGQAVSFNGAGRLAVPHSTTFDFGNGDFSYEFWCKPDLSVAPPSVVVWQLLAKRNNGNFEVQMGTNGVLVALVAGQGGEFNSLFAYGSGIEGGGAPYILDQNWHHIAFTRQGGFARLYVDGALVGSKSMPGNINSASELTLGLDVDGREPYQGSMDEVRIWNRALTEDEIRHKMTERLAGAAPGLVAYYRLDEGTDNTCPGGQDVCDASGNGNHGTKF, encoded by the coding sequence ATGAAGAATCTATTGTATCTGCTTTCTCTTGTTTTTTTTACTACAGCTAGCGGGCAGGGTAGTGGGCAGGCTGTATCTTTTAATGGTGCTGGCAGGCTGGCCGTACCACATAGCACCACATTTGACTTTGGTAATGGTGATTTCTCCTACGAATTCTGGTGTAAGCCAGATCTCTCCGTGGCACCGCCTTCAGTGGTTGTTTGGCAGCTGCTTGCCAAGCGAAACAACGGAAATTTTGAAGTACAAATGGGTACCAACGGGGTGCTGGTAGCACTGGTGGCTGGCCAGGGAGGTGAGTTCAATAGCTTGTTTGCATACGGTAGCGGTATTGAGGGTGGGGGTGCCCCATATATCCTGGACCAAAACTGGCACCATATTGCTTTTACGCGTCAGGGAGGCTTTGCTCGTTTATATGTGGATGGGGCGCTAGTGGGTAGTAAAAGCATGCCCGGAAATATAAACTCTGCTAGCGAGCTAACCCTTGGCCTGGATGTAGATGGGAGAGAACCCTATCAGGGATCAATGGACGAAGTTCGCATCTGGAACCGCGCCCTGACAGAGGATGAAATCCGCCATAAAATGACTGAGCGCCTGGCGGGTGCCGCACCCGGCCTGGTAGCCTACTACCGCCTGGACGAGGGCACCGACAACACCTGCCCCGGCGGCCAGGATGTGTGTGATGCGAGCGGGAATGGCAATCACGGTACCAAGTTTTAG
- a CDS encoding LamG domain-containing protein, with the protein MKGILLFIACCLFTAAYGQGSGRALSFDGTRVTPGSPEATIPAGVRINRSFFNQRAQYTWEAWVFPTDPLYCHLFTEGNPLTTFAISLINGQVILATWNQGTPGNWTGVGTATGLVPNNQWTHVAISMNSGTVRIYINGSLADEFLNVPGQNNGATALASVGINTGFASQPDQPFSGRLDELRIWDRALTQDEIRHKMTERLAGAEPGLLAYYRLDEGADNTCPGGQDVCDASGNGNHAVKF; encoded by the coding sequence ATGAAAGGGATACTATTATTTATTGCTTGCTGCCTGTTTACTGCTGCCTATGGACAGGGCAGTGGCCGTGCCCTGAGTTTTGACGGAACCCGGGTAACACCCGGCTCGCCGGAAGCTACTATACCTGCGGGTGTGCGTATCAACCGTTCGTTTTTTAACCAGAGGGCACAGTATACCTGGGAAGCCTGGGTTTTTCCTACCGATCCGTTGTACTGCCACCTATTTACAGAGGGAAACCCTCTAACCACTTTTGCCATTTCGCTTATAAATGGGCAAGTCATACTAGCCACGTGGAATCAGGGAACACCGGGGAACTGGACAGGGGTAGGTACTGCCACTGGCCTGGTGCCCAACAACCAGTGGACACATGTGGCCATCAGCATGAATAGCGGTACGGTACGTATATATATAAATGGCAGCCTGGCGGATGAGTTTTTAAATGTTCCTGGCCAGAATAACGGGGCTACTGCTTTGGCATCTGTGGGTATTAATACAGGTTTTGCTTCACAGCCCGATCAGCCCTTTTCGGGACGACTAGATGAGCTACGCATTTGGGATCGCGCCCTTACGCAGGACGAAATCCGCCACAAGATGACCGAGCGCCTAGCTGGCGCAGAGCCCGGCCTATTGGCCTACTATCGTCTGGACGAGGGAGCAGACAACACCTGCCCCGGCGGCCAGGATGTGTGCGATGCCAGCGGCAATGGGAACCATGCGGTTAAATTTTGA
- a CDS encoding LamG domain-containing protein, with product MKRILTLISCYLFATAYGQGGSTALSFDGNDAVVVAHTAALTPANSLTVEAWVFLPSVMAGSQKVVAKFGDVVFNNAYSLEITNGVPVFLIYIEPGAWAGLGALATLAPNQWHHLAAVYDGAVCRLGVNGEFTQVSLPGTITPSTATLRLGSGGAALGGAERLAGTIDEVRIWNRALTQEEIRHKMTERLTGTEPGLVAYYRLDEGADNTCPGGQDVCDASGNGNHGVKF from the coding sequence ATGAAAAGGATACTAACACTCATTTCTTGCTATCTGTTTGCTACTGCCTATGGACAGGGAGGCTCTACTGCCCTGTCCTTTGATGGAAACGATGCGGTAGTGGTGGCACATACCGCTGCGCTCACTCCTGCCAATAGCCTGACGGTAGAAGCTTGGGTATTCCTTCCCTCCGTTATGGCCGGAAGCCAAAAAGTAGTCGCAAAGTTTGGCGATGTAGTCTTTAACAATGCGTATAGTTTAGAAATCACAAATGGCGTTCCCGTATTCCTTATCTATATAGAGCCAGGCGCTTGGGCTGGCCTTGGTGCCCTCGCCACTTTGGCCCCAAACCAGTGGCACCACTTGGCTGCAGTTTATGATGGGGCGGTGTGCCGGTTGGGTGTCAATGGCGAGTTTACCCAAGTTTCCCTGCCGGGTACAATTACCCCGAGCACAGCAACCCTGCGCCTGGGTTCTGGCGGCGCTGCGCTGGGTGGTGCTGAACGCCTGGCGGGTACGATAGACGAAGTACGGATCTGGAACCGCGCCCTTACCCAGGAGGAAATTCGCCACAAAATGACCGAACGCCTAACTGGCACTGAGCCCGGCCTGGTGGCCTACTACCGCCTGGACGAGGGAGCAGACAACACCTGCCCCGGCGGCCAGGATGTATGCGATGCCAGCGGGAATGGCAACCATGGAGTGAAGTTTTAA
- a CDS encoding LamG domain-containing protein has product MKKILLFIACCLFTAAYGQGSRGSLSFAGPVSGSYRGVNLPGAIIGTRSTYTWEGWVFPDLQAGGTLTGHLVYSEGTPLLTLSVYVDSGGSFQFGIWNNGWNILQTATSAIAFRQWNHLAVTRQANGTTTMYINGSAVLTQNSHLQTNANRGALGINTGFVQQIWGGEFQGQIDEVRIWSRALSQDEIRHKMTERLAGTEPGLVAYYRLDEGTDDTYPGGQDVCDASGNGNHGVKF; this is encoded by the coding sequence ATGAAAAAGATACTGCTATTCATTGCCTGCTGTTTGTTTACCGCTGCCTATGGGCAGGGGAGTCGTGGTTCACTATCCTTTGCTGGCCCTGTTTCTGGTTCCTATAGGGGTGTCAATCTTCCCGGTGCCATAATCGGCACCCGCAGCACATACACCTGGGAGGGCTGGGTATTTCCGGATTTGCAAGCTGGAGGAACGCTTACCGGTCATTTGGTATATTCTGAAGGCACTCCATTGCTCACCTTGTCAGTATATGTTGACAGCGGGGGATCCTTTCAGTTTGGCATTTGGAATAATGGTTGGAATATCCTCCAGACCGCTACAAGTGCTATTGCTTTTCGTCAATGGAATCACCTGGCCGTTACTCGCCAAGCCAACGGCACCACCACGATGTATATAAATGGATCTGCGGTGCTAACACAAAATTCACACTTGCAGACGAATGCCAATCGCGGGGCATTAGGCATCAATACAGGTTTTGTGCAGCAGATATGGGGTGGGGAGTTTCAAGGTCAGATAGACGAAGTGCGCATCTGGAGCCGGGCCTTGAGTCAAGATGAAATCCGCCACAAGATGACCGAGCGGCTGGCGGGTACCGAGCCTGGCCTGGTTGCCTATTACCGCCTGGATGAGGGCACCGACGACACCTACCCCGGCGGACAGGATGTGTGCGATGCGAGTGGAAATGGCAACCACGGAGTTAAGTTTTAG
- a CDS encoding LamG domain-containing protein, protein MKTRILCSLLLLGAVLLAPRIAQAQSQRALVFDGNDAVVVAHTDALNPTTSLTVEAWVFLPAIVAGDQKLVAKFGDSPNNDAYQLSISNGGPYFLVKLASGWAGLGAPGTLAPNQWHHLVGVFDGTVCRLGVNGEFTQVSVSMPGTITPSTATLRLGSGGDALGGAARLAGRIDEVRIWNRALTQEEIRHKMTERLAGTEPGLLAYYRLDEGTDDTCPGGQDVCDASGNGNHGVKF, encoded by the coding sequence ATGAAGACTCGAATTTTGTGCTCTCTTCTCCTGCTTGGGGCTGTTCTGCTTGCTCCCCGCATTGCTCAGGCCCAGAGCCAGCGCGCGCTGGTGTTCGACGGGAACGATGCGGTGGTAGTGGCGCATACCGATGCACTGAATCCCACAACTAGCCTGACTGTTGAGGCTTGGGTATTCCTGCCCGCCATCGTGGCCGGAGACCAAAAGCTGGTGGCCAAGTTTGGCGATTCTCCTAATAATGATGCCTATCAGCTTTCTATTTCCAACGGAGGGCCTTATTTTCTAGTTAAGCTTGCAAGTGGCTGGGCCGGCCTCGGTGCCCCCGGTACTTTGGCCCCGAATCAGTGGCACCATCTGGTTGGCGTTTTTGATGGGACGGTGTGCCGGCTGGGTGTCAATGGCGAGTTTACCCAAGTTTCCGTTTCCATGCCGGGTACAATTACCCCGAGTACAGCAACCCTACGCCTGGGTTCTGGCGGCGATGCACTGGGTGGTGCTGCTCGCCTGGCCGGACGGATAGACGAAGTGCGCATCTGGAACCGCGCCCTCACCCAAGAGGAGATCCGCCACAAGATGACCGAGCGACTGGCGGGCACCGAGCCCGGCCTGCTAGCCTACTACCGCCTGGACGAGGGCACCGACGACACCTGCCCGGGCGGCCAGGATGTGTGCGATGCGAGTGGAAATGGCAACCACGGAGTTAAGTTTTAG
- a CDS encoding T9SS type A sorting domain-containing protein produces MNPGNRDVITISNVSAGATGFHVYRVNSNPNYQAGLPGGSIRNGIYWGVFPVGATPGTISYSATIDYTTNANLSPSNEPNLNMFSRGGNDGTSWSAIGATLTMASNTIALTSSGRGEFVLDEVVVLPIENLRLSAGIGKGGQSVNLSWFTDTEENTERFELQRSTDGVEYQPIHSQPAAGYSSTQLQYSHVDASPVPDRLFYRVKAYDLDGRTSYSNIASVKLGDVDQITVFPSPVQSVLYVNAQLAQPTPASIRLVNALGQVVVEKNATLTPGELFSLNTDQLRAGFYHLQVQSLRGDALYAQKVVKY; encoded by the coding sequence TTGAACCCGGGCAATAGGGATGTAATCACCATATCAAACGTCAGTGCCGGCGCTACGGGTTTTCACGTGTATCGCGTAAACAGCAACCCGAATTATCAGGCTGGGCTGCCTGGGGGTAGTATTCGCAATGGCATTTACTGGGGCGTATTCCCGGTGGGGGCCACACCTGGCACCATCAGCTATAGCGCCACCATAGATTATACGACTAATGCCAACCTTAGCCCTTCGAACGAGCCCAACCTCAACATGTTCAGCCGCGGGGGCAACGACGGCACCTCCTGGTCGGCCATAGGCGCTACCCTTACTATGGCGAGTAACACCATCGCGCTTACTTCTTCGGGTAGGGGCGAGTTTGTGCTGGACGAGGTGGTGGTGCTGCCTATCGAAAACTTGCGCCTGAGTGCTGGCATAGGCAAGGGCGGACAATCCGTAAACCTCAGCTGGTTTACCGATACGGAGGAGAACACAGAGCGCTTTGAGCTACAGCGCAGCACGGATGGTGTGGAGTATCAGCCCATACACAGCCAGCCAGCCGCCGGCTACAGCAGCACCCAGCTACAATACAGCCACGTAGATGCGTCTCCTGTACCAGACCGCCTCTTCTACCGCGTAAAAGCCTACGACCTGGATGGCCGCACCAGCTACAGCAACATAGCCAGCGTAAAGCTGGGAGATGTAGACCAGATCACCGTATTTCCCAGCCCTGTACAGTCCGTACTGTACGTCAACGCCCAGCTGGCTCAGCCTACGCCCGCCTCTATCCGGCTGGTGAATGCCCTGGGGCAGGTGGTGGTGGAAAAAAACGCTACCCTTACTCCTGGCGAACTGTTTAGCCTGAATACGGACCAACTACGCGCCGGCTTCTACCACCTGCAGGTGCAGAGCCTACGTGGAGATGCCCTGTATGCCCAAAAGGTAGTGAAGTACTAG
- the recF gene encoding DNA replication and repair protein RecF (All proteins in this family for which functions are known are DNA-binding proteins that assist the filamentation of RecA onto DNA for the initiation of recombination or recombinational repair.): MPEILYFQQLSLLHFRNHADRAISFCAGFNAFCGPNGAGKTNLLEAIHYLCLAKGLHADRDAIMQGEVFFQLEAQLGPAPRQLAIHYLQGRGKRVFWDRVPLPRLVDHVGRLPVVTMLPEDTDLIRLGGTQRRAWLDALLCQADPAYLQALVLYDRALKQRNALLQQQAQGRADAALLELWTEPLLQQGPVLARKRLEMLAAFRPYFEEVYGWVSSGRERPRIAYLDSLRGMAWGDAFRMGLAADLASGRTRQGTHRDDLAFLLNDTPARQFGSQGQQKSFLLALKLAQYLYIERAANQSPILLLDDLLDKLDARRVESLVEILAQRVRGQIFLTHTDAHRIEALLAPTSRKFCLAQLGV; the protein is encoded by the coding sequence TTGCCAGAGATACTGTATTTTCAGCAGCTTTCCCTGCTGCATTTCCGAAACCATGCGGATCGGGCGATATCGTTTTGCGCAGGTTTCAATGCCTTCTGTGGGCCCAATGGCGCGGGCAAGACGAACCTGCTGGAGGCCATCCATTACCTGTGCCTGGCCAAGGGGCTGCATGCAGATCGGGATGCCATCATGCAGGGCGAGGTGTTTTTCCAGCTGGAGGCGCAGCTAGGGCCCGCGCCCAGGCAGCTGGCTATACACTACCTGCAGGGTAGGGGCAAGCGGGTGTTTTGGGACCGAGTACCGCTGCCCAGGCTGGTAGACCATGTGGGCCGTCTGCCTGTGGTAACCATGCTGCCCGAGGATACAGACCTGATCCGCCTGGGGGGCACACAGCGCCGGGCGTGGCTGGATGCCCTGCTGTGCCAGGCAGACCCTGCCTACCTGCAGGCCCTGGTGCTGTATGACCGGGCACTGAAGCAGCGCAATGCCCTGCTACAGCAGCAGGCACAGGGCCGGGCGGATGCTGCCCTGCTGGAGCTGTGGACCGAGCCCCTGCTGCAGCAGGGCCCTGTACTGGCCCGGAAGCGGCTGGAGATGCTGGCCGCCTTTCGCCCCTACTTTGAGGAAGTGTATGGCTGGGTAAGTAGCGGGCGCGAGCGGCCCCGCATAGCCTACCTGGACAGCCTGCGCGGAATGGCCTGGGGTGATGCCTTCCGGATGGGCCTGGCTGCCGACCTGGCCAGTGGGCGCACCCGCCAGGGTACCCACCGAGATGACCTGGCTTTTTTGCTAAATGACACCCCCGCCCGGCAGTTTGGCAGCCAGGGCCAGCAGAAGAGCTTCTTGCTGGCCCTGAAGCTGGCCCAGTACCTATATATAGAGCGTGCGGCCAACCAGTCGCCCATCCTGCTGCTAGACGACCTGCTGGATAAGCTGGATGCCAGGCGGGTAGAGTCGCTGGTGGAAATACTGGCCCAGCGGGTGCGGGGGCAGATCTTTCTGACACATACCGATGCCCACCGGATTGAGGCCCTGCTTGCGCCAACCAGTCGGAAATTTTGCCTCGCTCAGCTAGGAGTCTGA
- the pdhA gene encoding pyruvate dehydrogenase (acetyl-transferring) E1 component subunit alpha: MANTKTTAQAKVKATQNGRAEQPTYSRAQLDYWYEMMLRIRRFEEKAGQLYGQQKIRGFCHLYIGQEAVACGIETAIRKDDAVITAYRDHGNALARGVTSNACMAELYGKETGCSRGMGGSMHMFSDEHHFYGGHGLVGQQIPVGAGIAMAFKQQKTDKVCICMFGDGAARQGALHEAFNMAMTWKLPVVFICENNFYAMGTSVERTSNVTELYTLGEAYDMPSWPVDGMDVMTVHEEVSKAVEMCRKGEGPVYLEIRTYRYKGHSMSDPAKYRSKEELNDYKDRDPIEQLKQYLLAHKHYTEDQLEAVDQRMKQEVADSVLFAENSAYPDKSQLYDYVYVEQDYPFRNDF, from the coding sequence ATGGCAAATACAAAAACGACTGCACAGGCCAAAGTGAAAGCCACCCAGAATGGCAGAGCCGAGCAGCCCACCTATAGCAGAGCGCAGTTGGACTACTGGTACGAAATGATGCTGCGCATCCGCCGTTTCGAGGAAAAAGCCGGCCAGCTGTATGGCCAGCAGAAGATTCGCGGTTTCTGCCACCTGTACATAGGCCAAGAGGCTGTAGCCTGCGGTATTGAAACTGCCATCCGCAAGGACGATGCCGTGATAACCGCCTATCGAGACCATGGCAATGCCCTGGCACGGGGCGTAACGAGCAATGCCTGTATGGCCGAGCTGTACGGCAAGGAAACTGGCTGCTCGCGGGGTATGGGTGGCAGCATGCACATGTTTAGCGACGAGCACCACTTTTATGGCGGCCATGGCCTGGTGGGCCAGCAGATACCCGTAGGCGCCGGCATCGCCATGGCATTCAAGCAGCAGAAGACGGACAAGGTATGCATCTGCATGTTTGGCGATGGTGCTGCACGCCAAGGGGCCCTGCACGAAGCCTTCAATATGGCCATGACCTGGAAACTGCCAGTGGTGTTTATCTGCGAAAACAACTTCTACGCCATGGGCACCAGTGTGGAGCGCACCAGCAACGTAACCGAGCTGTATACCCTGGGCGAAGCCTACGACATGCCCAGCTGGCCCGTGGATGGCATGGACGTGATGACCGTGCATGAGGAAGTGAGCAAAGCCGTAGAAATGTGCCGGAAGGGAGAAGGACCCGTGTACCTGGAAATACGCACCTACCGATACAAAGGCCACAGCATGAGCGACCCCGCCAAGTATCGCAGCAAAGAGGAGCTGAACGACTACAAGGACCGAGACCCCATTGAGCAGTTGAAGCAGTATCTGCTGGCGCACAAGCACTACACGGAGGACCAGCTGGAAGCAGTAGACCAGCGTATGAAGCAGGAGGTGGCCGATTCCGTGCTGTTTGCCGAGAATAGTGCCTATCCGGATAAGAGCCAGCTATACGACTACGTGTACGTAGAGCAGGACTATCCCTTCCGGAACGATTTTTAG
- a CDS encoding MGMT family protein has protein sequence MRDHLPQARADFFLDVYAVVLQIPPGRVSTYGAIAEFLSRKGAARMVGYALNALPLHERDAVPAHRVVNRQGMLTGKAYFGTPERMQQLLKAEGIEVVADRVQDFDRLLWHPAQALWG, from the coding sequence GTGCGAGACCACCTACCCCAGGCTCGAGCAGATTTTTTCCTGGATGTGTATGCCGTGGTGCTGCAGATACCCCCAGGCAGGGTAAGTACGTATGGCGCAATAGCCGAGTTCTTGAGCCGGAAGGGAGCGGCCCGTATGGTGGGCTATGCGCTGAATGCACTGCCCCTGCACGAACGGGATGCCGTCCCTGCGCACCGGGTGGTGAACCGGCAGGGGATGCTTACGGGCAAAGCGTACTTTGGCACGCCCGAGCGCATGCAGCAGCTGCTGAAGGCCGAGGGGATTGAGGTGGTGGCAGACCGCGTGCAGGATTTTGATCGCCTGCTCTGGCACCCCGCCCAGGCCCTGTGGGGCTAG